The Spirochaetota bacterium genomic sequence GATCTGCAGCACTTTGATCGATATGCGCGGCATATGGCGAGGTATCCCGGCAACGAATCAGAGTTGAATTACATGGCGGGAAAGCTCAATTTCTTTGCAGGCAATTATCAGAATGCCTACAACCATTTCCTTCCGCTTTCCCGCGTAAAAAGCAATCAGGGTGCCGAAGCGTTATATTTCATCGGGCTGTACAATCTCATGGTGACCAGGAATATCGCAGCCGCCATGAACATATTCGCCAAACTGATCGATATGGAGGACGCTGCGGATTCGGTAAAAAGAAAAGCACTGATACAGTGCGCTATAATGTATCGCGAAATGAACGATAACGATAAAACATTGGAATGCCTGAAAAAGGTCCTATCGATCCAGCACCGCAGCATGACATACATACAGGCCATAAACCTGCTGGACGAGTTCGGTTTTGATGGAAAGTGAAGCCGGTCCCGTCACCATAGATACTGGAGGAAGCCATGGATTCAAAAAGAAAGATTCTTGTCATCAGCGGCCCGAACCTTAACCTGCTTGGAACGCGAGAACCCGATGTATACGGGACCCGCACTCTTGAAGACATGAAGAAACTTGCCGTGGAAGCTTCAAAAAAAATGAATGTGGACCTCGAATTCATTCAATCCAACAGTGAAGGCGAGATAATCGATTGCATACACAGAAATCGAACAGCCGTCGGAATGATAATAAATCCAGCGGCATTCACCCATACGTCCATAGCCATACGGGATGCCATATCCGCCGTGGGCATTCCGACAGTGGAAGTGCATCTTTCCAATATTCACGCGCGGGAGGAGTTCAGGCGGAAATCTTATATCGCCCCCGTGTGTGTCGGGCAAATATCGGGGTTCGGCATACATTCATACCTTCTGGGGCTGTCGGCCCTTGACGCCTACCTTAATGAAAGGGATAAGAGGTGATTGGCGGGGATTACCGGGCTATGGAGCCGCAGGAGCGGCACTGGATGGTTTCTCCCATGAGATACACTTTATCAAGGGGCGCTCCGCAGGACGGGCAAAAACGGATATTAGCCACCTCGTGCTCGGCTTCTTCAGTGAAAAATTCGCCGGTCGTACGATCGATTTTTCCCCGCACAAGCCCTTTCTCAACAGCCGCGGCGAGGAGTTTTGCGGCGAGCTGCTCCGGCATCGTCAGCCGGGCTGCCACATCACTGATCTTAATGCGCCGGTATGATATGACCATGCCCGCGATTGTTTGCATGAGCTCAATGTTCTTTTTCATTTTTTTTGAGCGCATGTAGAGGAAAAGACCCGGGATTATAAACGAGAGTGAAAAAAAGGCTATGGGGATGCCGGATTTTGATTGGGCCGATGAGCTGTCGATGTGCATCGCAATGCCCAGGATGCATGTCGTCGCGCCGCAGAATAATATGAATAATCCAAAAAGCTGGACAGCTGTCGCTATGGCTTTTTTAAAAATCATGGCGGCTGGCTAGTGGCGGGTCGAGTTTCTTTTTTTTGATTCTATTTCATGGCGCTGCAGGGCGGTCGAAATGATAGAATCGAGGTCGCCTTGCTTGATCGGCTTGATCAGGTACCCATAGTGGCGTATCGTATCAGCGCGTTTTATTGTGTTTGAATCGGCATTGGCGGTGAGAAATATGACCGGAATGTCAACCTGTTTGGTTATCAAGTCGGTCGCTTCAATACCATCCATGTCATCTGATAGAAAAATATCCATAATTATCAGGTCAGGCATGATCGACTTGACTTTCTCAACTGCTTCTTCGCCGGAAGAGAGCGTCGCCGAAACCTGGTACCCAACTCGTTCGAGCATACGTTGTATGTCCAGGGCTGTGATCAGCTCGTCTTCAACAAGCATAATGCGTTCTTTCAATATCCCCTCGTCCATTCTATGACATAATATAATGATAATGTACGGTTATTGCAAGCGATATAATAAATTTTTTTATGACTGTAATAATCACCGAGTCAATGTTAATGATAATTCATGGATTTTTTTTAAAAATATACCTGCAACGAATATGTAAAATTTTCGTTTTATGTCCAATAAAACCGAATTGAATATATAAACAGAAATATAGATTACGGTGTTTATAATTATAGCAAAAGTGATATATGTATCAACTCTTTTTTTATGACCGGGGTAATTCTAAGGCATTAATTTCGAGCGTATAAGACTGATTATATTCTTGAGGGAAGTATCGTCACTATTCTTAAAATCTAGCTTATTCTCCTTAATGCAGGGGGCAAGCAGAGATATGATATCTTCAGTGAGTTCTCCGTATTGGCCTATAAAAGATTCAATCCTCGCCCGGACGCTGAATTCCAGCTTTTCCCGGGGATCAAGGTCAAGGTATTCATCTATTGTTTCAAGCATGCCCTTGCGGTCCCGTGGAAGTTTTCCGAAGATGGGCAGAAGGTTTGAAGCACTGTCGCTGAGGATTTCCGTATCGGCATCCGTTTCTTCGATAAGAATCCTAATTTCCCTGACCACTAGCTCTTCCGTCGCTTCTATAAATGCGCCGTTTTTTCGAGCTTCCTCAAGAGCGGTCATGGGAAAAATCTCCAGGGACCTGAGGCGTATGAAATCCGGCCCAATTCTGGAAAGGACACGGGCAGTGTCATGGCCATTCGCGTCGGAATGGGCCGCTCCTCCCAGACCGGGCATCACGTATACCGAACAGGAAAGGCCGGCTTCCTTCGTTTTCAAACAACCGGCTACCTGCTCTTCGGCCGATACTCCCTTGTTGACCATGGTCAGCACGGTGTCGCATCCGCTCTCAAGCCCGAAATGGACCCGGTGAAGGCCCGCGCCGGCCATGGATTTCAGCTCTTTCAATGAACGAATCCGGGCTGCCGTTGAGGTCCTTCCGTATACGGTAAAACGTGAAATACCGGGGAAATTCAGTCTTATCTCACCGATAACCTTCTTTATAAAATCGGGTTTATGGGTAAGTGAATCGGCATCACCCAGGAAGCAGGTCCTTCCTCCGCTGATGCGCCAGGTGACAATATGGTTCATGCATTGCTCGATGTCCGGTGTGCTGTTGAACCATGAAAGGAACCAGGCCATGCGCGGATCCAGAGACTCAGGCCGCGGAAGAGAGCCAATTTCAAACGCCTGTTCGGAGAAGATTCCCGCTTCCCATTGGGCGGCTTTGACGGCATCGGCGAAGTCGGGGATGCGGCTGTATGCGGCTGATGAATAAACAGGGAAACCGACACCCTGCTCGTAAAGATAATCATCCATCAGTTTCGCCCGTCTGATGTCCTCGAGGATCTCGTCGATTCCGCGCCGGGAGTATTTTGCTCCGACCTTGTACACGGGGCAGAAGGCGCATTTCTTCCAGTGGCAGTTCCTGGTAAGCCTGAAGGTAAGGCTGTAATTTTCAGTGGGCGGTCGTATGGAGCATATCTCGAATGGCCTGATCGATAGAATGTCAGTCCCGGAAAACATGACCCCGGCGTTACTCCACCGTGACGCTCTTCGCCAGATTACGCGGCTGGTCGACATCACAGCCGCGCAGGACGGCGACATGATAGGCGAGCAGCTGGAGCGGGATGACAGTCAGAAGGGGGGAGAATATTTTCCTGACCTCGGGTATGTAAATGATATGGTCACTGTATCGCCGGATGCTTTCATCGCCCTCCGTGGCGATGGCGATGATCTTTCCTCCGCGTGCTTTTACCTCTTCCATGTTGCTTACGATCTTGTCGTAGATGATGTCCCGCGGCGCGATGAACACGACCGGCATGTTTTCGTCGATAAGGGCAATGGGGCCGTGCTTCATTTCCGCCGCGGGATACCCCTCGGCGTGGATGTAGGATATTTCCTTGAGCTTGAGCGCCCCCTCGAGGGCGACCGGAAAATTAACGCCCCTGCCGAGGTAAAGGAAATTCTTGTTATCCTTGAATGTCTCGGCGATGGATCGAATGTAATCGCTCGCCTCAAGGACTTTTGTTACAAGATCGGGTATCTCCTGCAGCTCATCGATGCAGATACACAACTCATCCGTCGTCATATCCTTGCGATGCGCGAGCATCAGCGCAAGCATGGCGAGCACGGTGACCTGGGACGTGAATGCCTTTGTGGAGGCGACGCCGATCTCGGGACCGGCATGAATGTAAATGCCGCCATCGCTCTCGCGGGCAATGGTGCTCCCCACGACATTGGTTATGCCAAGGACCTTGATGCCCTTCGATTTCGCTTCGCGGAGGGCGGCGAGAGTGTCGGCGGTCTCGCCGGATTGGCTGATGACGATGACCAGGTCACCCTGCTTCAGGATGGGCTTCCGGTACCTGAATTCGGAGGCGTATTCGACCTCGACGGGAATGCGGGCATATTCCTCGATGAGATATTCGCCTATGAGCCCGGCGTGCCAGGACGTTCCGCAGGCGATGAATATCACGCGCTGTATGCCGTTGAGCTCGGCTTCTGTGAGCCTTAGTCCGTCGAGCCGTATGGTGCAGGTATCGCTGACGGCCCGCCCTCTGTATGCGTTGTGAATCGTTTCCGGCTGTTCGAAGATTTCTTTCAGCATGAAATGATCGAACCCCATCTTTTCAATGGCTTTGATGTCCCAGTCTATATCAACGATTTTCTTGTCAATATTTTTCAGGTTAAGATCATAGGTCTTGAAGCTGTCCTTTGTAAGGTCGAGAATTTCCCTGTCTTCGAGATAGATGACCCTGTTGGTATGCTCGATGATGGCGCTGGCATCGGAGGCGACGATCATCTCGCCGTCTCCCGATCCCAGGATGAGGGGGCTCCCGTTCCGTGCCGCTATGATGCGGCCCGGCTCACGCTTTGAAACAATGCAGAGGCCGTAGGTGCCTTCAAGATTCGCGATGGCCTTCATCACGGCATCGAGGAGATCGCCGTTCTGTTCATAATGATACTCGATCAAATGAGCTATAACCTCGGTGTCGGTGTCGCTCTTTATGATATGGCCTTTTTCAGTGAGCATTTTCTTTATCGCCGAGAAGTTTTCGATAATGCCGTTATGAACTACGGCGATTTCATTGTGGCAGTCCATGTGTGGATGGGCGTTGAGGTCCGATGGAACGCCGTGGGTGGCCCACCTGGTATGTCCAATTCCGGTATGATAGCGGCTGATATCGCCATGGTCGCCGTTTCCAAGCGATTGTTCAAGGTTTGAAATCTTGCCGTTTTTTTTATGTACGAACAGATCATCATCGACAAGAGCAATCCCCGCAGAATCATAACCGCGATATTCCAGTCGTTTCAGGCCATTTATAACAATGTCGGCGGCGCTTTTATTTCCAATATACCCAACTATGCCACACATGAAGCAAAATCCCCCGGGTTGTCATTAAAAATCTGCATAAGCTTTTATTTGAACAGATTAAAGTCAAGATATAAACAGGTGAAATTGTTAACATCATGTAAAAATGTAGTAATATTGCGATATTATATAAAAATCACCCACGGTGATCTCCTTTTCCTTATCGGGAACCCATAAATAGATATAAGCGATGAAAATTAACTTTAATTACGGCTGAAAACATAAATTGGGAAGGCTCATTGACGGCACCAGAATTATTCGTGAAGATCGCCGAAAAGATGTATACCGCCAATTGGGAATCTGTGGACAGGACAAGCTCGATGATCTCAACCTGATGCAAGCATCTTGATGATGCCGCAGCCTGCCGGAGCCGCTTTGACAAAAAGAACGACGGCAATACATCCTTGTGATAAATTTCATGGTCAGCCTATAATTTTGAAGGGCAGTGGATCCCCGATAATTATTGATTACACTCACATCTCCGTCCTCAAATGGTTTTTTTATTGTAAAAAAAATACATCGGTCAAATTATTGTCAAAATTGGATGTCATACGGGGAAAAGTCATGATCGATATAGACTTTAAAAAGACCGGGGGACTCGTTCCTGTTATTGTGCAGGACTATGCCACTGGGACGGTACTTATGCTGGCGTATATGAACAGGGAAACATGGGATCTTACCATTAAAACAGGCATAGTCCATTACTGGAGCAGATCAAGGAACAAGATATGGAAAAAGGGCGAATCATCTGGAAATGTCCAGGAAGTGAAGGAAATTCGCATTGATTGCGACAATGATACTGTTCTGATCAAGGTAAACCAGGTAGGGAAGGCGGCATGCCACGACGGATACCAGAGCTGCTTTTACCGTGTCGTTAAAAACGGAACTCTGGTGACGGATGGAGAGCGCGTGTTCGATCCTGCGGCTGTGTATGGAGAAAAAAAATGACGAAACAGATAAAACTGGGCATTCCGAAGGGAAGCCTGGAAAATGCCACCATTGAACTTTTTCAAAAAGCCGGATGGAAAATCTCGGTTTCATCTCGAAATTATTTTCCGGTTATTGATGATGATGAAATAAGCTGCTCCCTTGTCCGCGCCCAGGAAATGGCCCGGTACATCGAAAACGGCGTCCTCGATATCGGTTTGACCGGCCTTGACTGGATCCTCGAAAACGAGGCTGATGTACAGGTAATATCCGACCTGGTGTATTCCAAGGTCAGCACGAGGAAAGCGCGGTGGGTCCTGGCGGTGCCAGAAGATTCCGATATTCATTCAATCGAGGATTGTTCCGGTAAAACCATATCAACCGAGCTCGTGCAATTTACCAAAAACTTCTTTAAAGAGCGCAATATCCCCGTTCAGGTCGAGTTCTCGTGGGGCGCCACAGAAGCAAAAGTCGTTGAGGGCCTTGTCGATGCCATTGTCGAGGTGACGGAAACGGGCTCAACGATTAAAGCGCACGGCCTCAAGATAATTGCGACCCTGCTGGAAACCAACACAAAGCTGGTCGCAAATAAAAAGAGCCTTTCGGACGAATGGAAAAAGAACAAGATCATGCAGATAGCGATGCTTTTACGGGGCGCCCTCAGCGCTGAAAAGATGATCGGTTTGAAAATGAATGTTCCCCAGGGCGGTCTGGATCGCGTGGTCGCAATCATACCGAGCCTTACATCGCCGACCATTTCACAGCTGTATAATTCAGAATGGCTTTCCGTTGAAACGGTCATCGAAGAATCAATTGCCAGGGAGGTCATTCCGCTCCTCATCGAAGCCGGCGCCGATGGAATAATCGAATATCCCCTGAACAAAGTTGTAAACAAGAACGATATCTGAAGGATTCGATAATCCGCGCGGTACCGCAGATCTTACAGCGGTATCTTCAAATATGCAGTGGTGTTATTTTTGTCAGTGGAAATGACAAGGCTGTCATTGGGCGCATTGAGGCTTTTCAGCATCATCTTGATCAACACGAGACCCAGACCTGCGCCTTCACGGTGGGGATCTTCAATGTTCTTTATGCAGTAATCAGCCAGATCCCGGCAATTTTCGGCATCAGTTAATTTTTTATTTACATTTATCGTTTCTGTCTCGGTCATCCTGACGGGATTCATGACCTTGACATGAAGCGTTTTATCCGCGGTCCAAAGATCGATGACGGCTTTCAGGTCGTCTCTGCGCGCGAATTCTTCGAAAATATTTATGTTCTCCCTGCTGATTTCAAGCTTAAAAAGCTCCAGTGCCTTATTATAATCGATTATCTCGTGGGATTTATTTTTGGGATCATAATCCTCGAAATAGATGTTCTTATAATTGGCCTTGATCGCGTTTATGATCAATTCTTTAACGCTGGCAAAAATTGGAGCCATCAGCTCGGTGCGCTCATGAGCGGTGAGTATGTCAAGAATAATCCGGCGAATTTGCTTTTCGATATCATCGGAAATGGTATAGGCGACAACTCGCGCGCTATTGGCTTTTTTTTCAGACAATGGTTTCATCGAGGAGTATTATTGAAATTTGTTCCAGTTGTAAATTATGGCAAGATTTTATATCAGCAATTAATGCTAAACATTCTCTATGATTAATTGTAATAATATCACTTTTATAATAATTATTCTGTAATGCAAAATAATTTGAAAAAGCGTAATAGTCAATAAAAAAACGGGCTGATAGGATTTTATATTGACAACTTGATAATTTATAAAAAAAAACTATGTATTATAAGTTAACAGTTTGCTGATAAACAGCAAACTGCTAAACGATACATGGATGTATCGCCTTTTTTCGAGGCATTAGCCGAGAAAAATGTGAGGTTTTACGAATTCACTTCGTAAAACCGACCCTGAAAAACTCCAAGGAGGGAGTTTTTCAGGAAACTGTGAGTTAATTAATAAATACCTATATGATATAACAGATGAAAAACAAATGGATTTATCCAGCATTGATACTGCTCTGGGCCGTTAAGAGCGTTTCAGCGGAACAAATAAACATCAATAAAAATGATGTATATATCAAAAAAGGCTTCTCCGCTGAATGGATCGATTCCATCCCGGCCGATGATGCATCCTGGCTTGTCGCAGGACCGACAAGAGCAGTAAAGACAATGAGAGTATCGGAAATGGCGTTACCCGGCATGCCCAAGCGTCATTTCTTTTCATACCGCCACTACAAACCTGAAAACTTCACGTTCATCACAAGCTTCAATATGGCAGAAGATGCGCAGATGGAAAGGGAGTTCCTGGGATTATATATAGACCAGATAGGCGAAAACTGGGAAGTCTATCTAAATGGGAAACTGCTGAAAAGTGAAATGCATGTCATGGCTGACGGCGAAATCAAGGAATTCAGGAACCAGCGGCGCGTCCTTATCTATATCAATCCCCTCCTGATAAAACCCGGCAAGAATATACTGGCATTCAGAATTGTAGGTGATCCCACGATTGATGATACCGGCTTTTATGCGAATTTGCCCATTCTGATAGACAATTATGAAAAGCTGGCAAGAAAAAAAATGAGGCTCACGCAGCTTATTCTATTGTTTGTTTACCTGGTAGTGGGCCTCTATCTATTATTGCTCTACTTATTCAGAAGATCGGAGCTCTATAACCTGGTATTCGCCTTTTTTTCAATAATGTTTTTCATCTACCTTTTCTGCAGGACGAGCACTGTCTACATGCTGGTTCCCAACACCCATTGGACCTTGTTAATAGAATTTATATCCCTGTATACGCTCCTGCCGCTCATCATGTGCTTCATGGAGCTGATTCTTCACGGCAGGATCCGGGCATTTGTTTATGGATACGGAATATTCTGTATTGCTCTTATCGCACTATCCTTCGTGTCTCCCTATTCCGTAAGGGTTGATATACTCCGGATCTGGCAATACACGTCAATAATTACGGTCCTCTATATATTATTCCAAATCACGAGCTCCTTCATAATAACGGTGCGTCATGACTATGGTAGCTCCATGCCTGGCAATAGGCCGAATGTATTACGGTCATTAATAAACAGTATCATGAACACGGTGCCGGGCAATCTCATGGTGGGCGCGCTGGTAGCGGCCGCATGCGCTGCCTTTGATGTTTTAGACGCCATGTTCTTCACGACAGGTATTGTCTTGAGCAACTATGGATTTATGGTATTTATAATAGGGATTACCATGGTCCTCTCGAACCGCTATGTCTATTTGCACCGGGAAATAGACGGCTTGAGCGATGATCTGGTAAAAAAAACCAGGGACCTCAAGGAAACACGTGTCAAGTATGGCATTTCCAAGGAGAAGTACCGTCTCCTGGTTGAAGGCTCCACCGATATCATATTCTCCCTTGATGAAAAATTCAATTTTATAACAGCCAACAAAGCCCTATGCGATCTGCTGCGGATCCCCAAGGATGATCTGGCTGGAAAAAACCTTATCGATGTCCTCTACCAGCCTGATGGAGTGTCTGTTTCGCTGCAGTTCATCCATGAAAAGCTGGGATCTTTTCTGATAGATAAAAAGCCGCTCCATATTAAGCTCGACTTTAAAATCCCCTTTGGCATTGAGCCTCAAGCTCTCCAGGTTCGGTTTGAATACATCAATATCGAGGGCCGATACGAAATCTTCGGCAGGGGCATGCGAGTCGCCGATGACGCTCTCAATCAGTACCTTCTGTCTGAACAGCACCGCTATCGCATAGGGAACATGCTCATCGTGGCCGATGACCTGAGCGTGAGAATCACTCGAAATCTCGACAAATTCATAGGGAAAAAAGAGGTAAACTTTATCAGGCTCGCCATTCGCGAGATGCTGATCAACGCCATCGAGCATGGGAACCTTGCCATAACCTTCGAGGAAAAGACAAGGGAGCTTGAAAACGACAATTATTTTACATACCTGAATCAGCGACAGAAGGATCCTCGTTTCAGCGGAAGGACCGTGGAAGTCTTGTATTCGGCCGATTCTGACAAGATATCCTACACCATAACCGACCAGGGCAAAGGCTTCGAACATCTTATGTATCTGGATGAAAATATCGATGTTAATGAGGAATTCCTGTCGCATGGTCGAGGCATATCATTGGCCAAGAATATTTTTGATGAGATACGATATAATGAAACAGGGAACAGCGTGATGCTGGTAAAATGGCTTAATAGGGGTTCATTATAGAGGTAAGTGCAATCTACCTGACAGAGGCAATCAGCATTTCAATCCGGTGCCGAGCCTCATTTCGATGGACATGTTCCGCAAGTTTTTGGGAAATGTGATAGACCTGAGATAATCGATAAAGCATTTCTCCAGTTTTTCCGGGGCCTTTCCCCTGCATACCTTTTCAGCAGTTTTTGAGTACCCTGCCAATTTCCCTCCTTTATCGATAACCACAATTACATCGATATAAATGTATTCGCAATTGGCGCAGTTCATGGACAATCGCGATTGCGCAAGGCATCGGCGAAAGACGTTGCGCCGGAACCCTTCTCGTATCTCATTCATGGATTGCCAACGGTCGCCGGCAAGTTCATAGTCCTTAACGATCACGTTTTTGCTTTTTTCCGAGCATGTAGCATTGAAGAATACCAATGTCACAGCAAGTATTGCGATAACCGGAAGTGGGATTGATCGTGAGGAATGATTTGATAATGTTGCCATTGCATTAATAAGAAAGGGCCCACGCTTTTCAGCGTAGGCCCCGGATTGTTCTTACTTTTCCACTGTCTCGATGAGAGAGTTTGGCGGCAGAATGTCGACATAGACGGTGAATGATGTAATGGTGGACATGTTTCCCGCCTTGTCAACCGCTTTGGCGTCAATCTGGTGTTTGCCGTTATTCTGGAATTGGATCTCACTCTTATAGGGGATGAATTCACCTTTACCGTCGATGCGGTAATAAATGACGGCAACGCCCGACTCATCATCCTTGGCGGCAATCGTATATTTTACATCGGTTGACGCGACGTTCTGATTGTCGATCTTCTTGAGCTCCTTATCCGGCTTTACCTCGACGACAGGGGCCGTTTCATCGGTAACAAGTTTTACAACGGCATCTTTCATTTCCACTTCATTACCGGCATCATCGAGAACCCTGAAGGCGAATTGCTCGGTGACGTTGTTTACATTGTCAGTGGCCTTTATTTTGAGGTTGATATCGGCCTTGGGAGGGATGGCGAAGGGGGCCGCATATTCCTGGAAATTGGTTCCGTCGGTGGAATATTCGACCTTGTTTACGCCGGAGAGTGCATCGCTCGTATTTATCGTGAAAAGAACGTTTTTCTGATAATAAATTTTGTCCCCGATCTTTTTAACAGGTGAACTGGTGGTAACAACGATGACCGGACCGGTATTGTCAACGGCGACATTGTATGTTTTTTCGGCTTCCTTGTTACCGGCTTTATCGGTGCCGTTATACTTTACTGTGTGATATCCTTCCTTGTCGATAGTAAAAGGATTTTGATATGTTTGGGCAGCCGCGTCATCGATTTTATATTCGATCTTTTCGATTGCGAGGTCATCAATGGCGGTCAGTTTAAATTGAACCTTTGAATTGACGAAGATCGTTTTTCCATCAGTATATGATTTTGCCGTGGCTGCGATGGTTGTCTGCTCTGTTTTCGATCCTGTATCGGTTTTGACAGCCTCTTCTTTTTTTACTTCTTCCTTCTTCACTTCGTCGGTCACTTCGCTTTTCTTTTCGTCAGCGACATCCCCGGTCTTTGCCGGATCGGTGGTTGACGGATCATCCTGCGAATAGGCCAAGCCGGAAATGAAAATTCCGATAGCTGCGCATATCGAAATTATAAACATTTTTTTAAACATACATAACCTCCATTTTGCTGTATAAACATGTATAATTAATTACTTAATTTAACGTCTATAATAGTTTGTTATTAATTAATATTAATAATTAATTGTCAATAGATATTTGGCGGTTTAGCGACAAATTTAATCATTTTAGGCTGTTTTGATAGAATATAACAGCTGTAAAGCTTATTCGATGAACAATTATGATAAATAACAGGTAGTTGCAAGAGAATGACGAGCAATCCTGAAAAAATCAGGCTTATAACTGTATTTGATAGAATATGAATGCATTTGTATATCAACATATTGTTTGCAATGATCATTTACTTTGACTTGACTTTTTCAAACTTTTCAGTTAAATATGTAAAAAAATCTAATTTGAAAGGAGATAACATATGGTTGCCCGAACACTCGCATTAATTGTATTTTTAATGTTTTTTATCGTTGAAATGACTTTTGCCCACGGTGGAAGGACAGATTCAGAGGGTGGTCATTGGGATCATCAGAAAAAAGAGTACCATTATCACAAGGATGGAAAAATAGCCATTGATAAGAGCAAAAGCTCCCGCTATGACGAACTGGCAGGGAAGCATGAGGGTGACAAGGATACGAAGGAAACCAGGAAAGATAAGAAGAAGAAAGACAAAGACGATGCCGAAAAAGATTCAAAGGTAAAAACCAAAAAGGACAAAAAAGATAAAGAAGACAAGGAAGATAAGGAAATCAAGAAAGATAAAAAGGATAAGAAAAAAGAGAAGGAAGACAAGGTAGATAAAAAAGATAAGAAAAAAGATAAAAAAGATAAGGGTGATGAAGATAAAGATAAAAAAGTAAAAGATAAGAAGGAAAAGAAAGACAAGAAGGATAAGAAGGATAAAGAAGAAAAATCGGAGAAGAAGGAAAAGAAAGAGAAGAAAGAAAAAAAGGAAAAAAAAGAAGATAAACCAAAAAAAGAGAAAAAAGATAAAAAGAAAAAATCAAAAAAAGATGAGTGAGTCCATATAACTAGATCAGTTATCGCGTGAAGGTAATGACCGATAGGGAATTTTCAGAAGTATCGGCTGATATATGGCGGGATTTATATAAATGGCATAAAGTGCCGTAGACGTGCTGAAAATTTCCTTTCCCGAGTAGTAAAAAAGACGCGGCCTGGTCGATATGGAAGGAAGGGACGGCGGTGTGAAAA encodes the following:
- a CDS encoding ATP-binding protein; protein product: MKNKWIYPALILLWAVKSVSAEQININKNDVYIKKGFSAEWIDSIPADDASWLVAGPTRAVKTMRVSEMALPGMPKRHFFSYRHYKPENFTFITSFNMAEDAQMEREFLGLYIDQIGENWEVYLNGKLLKSEMHVMADGEIKEFRNQRRVLIYINPLLIKPGKNILAFRIVGDPTIDDTGFYANLPILIDNYEKLARKKMRLTQLILLFVYLVVGLYLLLLYLFRRSELYNLVFAFFSIMFFIYLFCRTSTVYMLVPNTHWTLLIEFISLYTLLPLIMCFMELILHGRIRAFVYGYGIFCIALIALSFVSPYSVRVDILRIWQYTSIITVLYILFQITSSFIITVRHDYGSSMPGNRPNVLRSLINSIMNTVPGNLMVGALVAAACAAFDVLDAMFFTTGIVLSNYGFMVFIIGITMVLSNRYVYLHREIDGLSDDLVKKTRDLKETRVKYGISKEKYRLLVEGSTDIIFSLDEKFNFITANKALCDLLRIPKDDLAGKNLIDVLYQPDGVSVSLQFIHEKLGSFLIDKKPLHIKLDFKIPFGIEPQALQVRFEYINIEGRYEIFGRGMRVADDALNQYLLSEQHRYRIGNMLIVADDLSVRITRNLDKFIGKKEVNFIRLAIREMLINAIEHGNLAITFEEKTRELENDNYFTYLNQRQKDPRFSGRTVEVLYSADSDKISYTITDQGKGFEHLMYLDENIDVNEEFLSHGRGISLAKNIFDEIRYNETGNSVMLVKWLNRGSL
- a CDS encoding Ig-like domain repeat protein → MFKKMFIISICAAIGIFISGLAYSQDDPSTTDPAKTGDVADEKKSEVTDEVKKEEVKKEEAVKTDTGSKTEQTTIAATAKSYTDGKTIFVNSKVQFKLTAIDDLAIEKIEYKIDDAAAQTYQNPFTIDKEGYHTVKYNGTDKAGNKEAEKTYNVAVDNTGPVIVVTTSSPVKKIGDKIYYQKNVLFTINTSDALSGVNKVEYSTDGTNFQEYAAPFAIPPKADINLKIKATDNVNNVTEQFAFRVLDDAGNEVEMKDAVVKLVTDETAPVVEVKPDKELKKIDNQNVASTDVKYTIAAKDDESGVAVIYYRIDGKGEFIPYKSEIQFQNNGKHQIDAKAVDKAGNMSTITSFTVYVDILPPNSLIETVEK
- a CDS encoding YHYH domain-containing protein, with amino-acid sequence MVARTLALIVFLMFFIVEMTFAHGGRTDSEGGHWDHQKKEYHYHKDGKIAIDKSKSSRYDELAGKHEGDKDTKETRKDKKKKDKDDAEKDSKVKTKKDKKDKEDKEDKEIKKDKKDKKKEKEDKVDKKDKKKDKKDKGDEDKDKKVKDKKEKKDKKDKKDKEEKSEKKEKKEKKEKKEKKEDKPKKEKKDKKKKSKKDE